GTTCGACAACGTTCGCGGGGGGCAGGCGTATGGCCTGTATCAACGGCTGTGGTCGATCGCCGATGGATTGCCGCTGGGTGACTTCTGACGGAGTGGGGGACGCCCAGACGCAAGTCGAGAGCCCTGCGCGTGGACTTTGGGGGACTGAATGTTTCTCGATTCTCATTCGCTCGTACCGCGTCTCCAAGCTCCCGCTTGGTAACGCCACTTGCATGCTCGATTTTTGCCGAGCCGCAAAGTGGCCTGGGAACCTTGTACCCATTTCTGAGATGTCGGAAGCGTTACCAAGCGGGAGCTTGGTAACGAGGATCGTAAGGACGAGCTTCGCAAGAACGAGGGCCTTCCCGTCACTTTCATCCGCTCGGTTGTTAACGCCGCCCGACTTGCCTGGGGCGGTTTTGTTCTGTGTCTCAACATGTTTCAAACAGCATTGTTTTTCTGCTCGGGAGAGCGGTTCATGGTTTCGAGAAACGAATTTTCATTGGTTTGCCATTCCGTACGCACTGGGTTGATGCTTGTCGTCGGCGGTTTCGGATTGGCCGCCATCGGCTGCGGTGCAAAGTCCACCAAGGAAGGGTTTGTTCCCGCCTTCGGAACGGTGAAGCTGGACGATAAGCCACTTCAAAACGCGGAGATTGTGTTCGAGACCGACAAGGGACGCAGTACCGGTCGGACAGACTGTTATGGAAAGTATCATGCTGAATACAGCCGTACGCTGCATGGGGTCGGCACGGGCACTGCCCGGGTGAAGATCAGCACCAAGGTGATTTTCCCGGACGAGAATCTGGCTGACTATCAGTTTGATCCGAAAACGGGCGAACATTCGAAGCCGGAGCTTGTCCCTCCGAAGTACAATACGAAAACCGAATTGAAGGTCGAAATCAAAGACGGTGGTGCGCCGTATGACTTCGCGCTCGATTCAAAAGATTCCAAATGAGGTGTGAAGGACGCTCGACGTTTCTTGCCTCAACGGCACGTCCCTGCTGAATCCCCGTCTCGTGATTCACACAAATCGCGCAGTTCTGGAGATTGCGGAGAAAGTTGAGTGATGACGACGATGACGCCGATTGACGTTGTTGGACTGTTTCCAGAGATCACACTCAGGTTGCTCGAGCTTTTGCGGTCGCTGACTTCTGAAGAGTGGCAGCTGCCGACGGTGAGTTCTCGCCGTACGGTCAAAGACATTGCGAGCCACTTGCTGGATGGAAGCCTGAGGCGACTGTCGATGCAGCGGGATGGCTATTATCCGGCAGACGGCAATAGCCAACCACGAGTTGGCGAGCTTCTGATGGAGTTTCTGAATCGGTTGAATGACGAGTGGGAAGTTGCGACCCGGCGACTTAGCCCGACGGTGTTGATCACACTGATCGAGTGGGCCGATGACGGCCTTGCGACGCTCTTTCGATCGCTCGATCCTGCAGGGCCTGCCATTTTTTCCGTCGCGTGGGCCGGTGAACAGAAATCGAAAAACTGGATGGATGTCGCTCGGGACTACACCGAGAAATGGCATCACACGCAGCAGATCTTCATCGCCACAAAACGCCCCAGCACCATCCTGACGCGGGAACTGGCATACCCGTGCCTCGACATTTTCATGCGTGCGCTGCCCTACACCTTTCGCGATGTTCAAGCGGATGTCGGCAGTCTGATCGAAGTTGTGGTGACCGACGACGCAGGCGGCCGCTGGTTTGTGGAGCGAACAGAATCCGGCTGGGAACAGATTGCGAAGACATCCCGCCGACCCACGTCCACCGTCACGATGAATCTCGACACGGCGTGGAGGCTGCTGACAAAGCGCCGCACACTCGAAGCTGTCCAGCAGCAGTTTCCCGACATTAACATCACCGGAGATACACCACTTGGGCGACATGCCCTGACGATGGTGTCGGTGATGGCGTAAGTCCGTGCCCGGCGATGCAGGGATCTTTCTCACAGCGTCTTGAGGGTGCCTTCTCAGCAGTCGTTTCGATTGACGATTCAGACAGTTGATGCCAAAGCCCCGTCACCCGTGCGCGATGCAATTGCATCCCATGGCGTACCACCCTTTCACGACAGTGACGTTTCCCCATGTCGCAAAGACGAGGATCAGCACGAAGGGAATGGCGTCAAGGAGATTGAGTGCAGTCCAATTTTCCTAGCATCCGCAGGCCTACCGCAACCGGGATCGTTGTAATGAGTGAGACCCCGATTGCGGGCAATATGCCGAAAGTAACCGCCACGAACAACAGTTCGAGCATACAAATCACAATGTAGCCGACGATGGCATACCCAAAATATTGCGCGTTCCGCTTCATCCGAGTTCACCTTCTGGAAAAGGAGAGGCGTGCCATTTTGACTATGTAAAACGTCCGCTTTCAATCGTTCTTCATCGCTTGTTCATTCGGCATACACATCGATGCTCAGAATCTCTTGAATCACGGGGACTCGCCCCGAAGGTGCCTGCCCCCGTGATTTCAACAGGTTGCGAATGCGTGCTCAACCCTTGTGGCGTCGGTCGCGAGCCGATTTGCTTGTGACCCTTTAACCGGGGCGGCTGCCGGATGAGGCGCATGGAGATTCTTCAGGGAGACCGAAAATGCGTTGGGTGATGATGATCGTGTGTGTCGTGTCGTTCACCTCTCCCTGTTCCGCCTGGTGGGAAAGTGGGCATCATCTGATTTCGCTCTTGGCGTACGAGCAGTTGTCCGATGAAGAACAAGAAACATTCCGGACAGTGCTTGCCGCACACCCGCGGTTTGCGGTCGATTTTGTGCTGCCCGCCAACGTGAATGGCGAATTTGAAGCGATGGAATGGCGAATCGGCCGGGCAGGGTACTGGCCGGATGTTGCACGTTCACAACCCGCCTTTGATCGACCGTCCTGGCACTATCAACTCGGCGCGACGCTGGTTGTCGGGACGGTTGAGAACGTGCCGCCCAATCCGGGACCCCTTCCCGAAGGGGCGACATTGGACTCGGCGAATCTGCATCTTGCACAAGCGGTTGCCTTATCGCGAAACGTCTTACACGACAAGACCCAACCGGCGGCGGATCGAGCCGTTGCTCTGTGTTGGTTGATTCACCTGGCGGGTGACGCACATCAGCCGTGTCACGCCGGTAGTCTTTATCGACCGGTCGTGTTTCCCAATGGCGACCGCGGGGCAAATTGGATTCCGACCAAACAAGTCGGCAACCTGCATGCTCTTTGGGATTCACTGCTCGGGCAGCAGTTCGATGCGGGCGATATTCGGCGGCGAGTTCGAGAGATTCAGATTGATCAGCCGTTGGTGGAAAGCGCTCAGATTGCGACGAATGATCCCGATGGATTGGATCCATTGCGATGGCTGAAAGAGAGTGCGGAATTTGGTCGCAGCCATGTCTATACGGAGGAAGTCCTGGCGGCAGTGGAAGCCGCGGTGACGCGCGAAGGTCATCGTCTGGAGATGATTGATCTTCCCGAACAGTACCTGAAGGCGGCGGGGCGTGTCGCACGGCAGCGCGCCGCGTTCGCGGGGTTTCGGTTGGCCGCGATGTTGAAGAAAGACCTGTGAGGCACACGTGGTGAAGGATTTTGAGACGAGCAAAGTTTTTGTCCTTCGTTCCCGCATCTTCCCTCGTTACCAAGCTCCCGCTTGGCAACGCCTCTTGCGATCTCGATTTCTGCCGCACAGGAACATGTCCTCGGATCGACGGACACATTTCTGATGTGTCGGAATCGTTGTCAAGCGGGAGCTTGGCAACGAGGGGAATTGGAAACCCACCGCGTTGTGACGCGAATCCGGACGGAGATCGCGCGTACAACTCGCTTCCTGCGGGGTGTACCGTTCAACTCTTAATGTCGATCGTAATCGGGTCGCTCTCGTCGCTGACGTTCACCGAAAGTCCGTCGGGGCGAGCGACATTGTAGCGCGGGGGAAGTCGTTGGCGGACTTGATTGATCTGGCCCTGGTCGGTGGGACGGACTTCTTCCAGATCGACGAGCACCACCTTGCACGTTCCGACGACCGCACCATTTCGGCCGTCGGAGGTCTTCAGAGTGAAGAAACCGCTTTCGTCGCTGACGCCCGAGGAGGTGGGAGAATTCGGGCCCGACGTCAAATCAGGATAGAATTGGACGAGGATATTCTCGGCGGGTTGACCGTTAATAGTCACGACTCCCGCTGCTGCCGCCAGCTTGAGTGGCTTCGCGCGCTGACATCCTACATCGGCGGTCAGCGTGATCAAGCCGCTCGCCAGTACGAAGGCCGTTTGAAATCGTGGAATCATTGGATCAGGTTCCTGGCGAATGGTGTGCGATGGGCGCTGCCTGGTGCTTCCTTCGTTTTCCTCATGCCCCTCGTTCCCTCGTGACCAAGCTTCCGCTTTCCCCTCGTTACCAAGCTCCCGCTTGGTAACGTCTCTTGCGGTCAGGTTCTCGATTGCGAAGGACGTGGCCCGGGCCCTATGTGCACACTTCCGATGTGGAGGAAGCGTTACCAAGCGGGAGCTTGGTCACGAGGGATCTAACGAGAGAAATCCGGGCTAGAACCGGACATCCTCAAGCTCGCGATGCTTCCCGGTTCAGTTCCCGCCGTCAATGACCTGGCCGTCTTGTGTCTGACACATGTAGCCCAGCACGATCTGCGACATGTTGCTGGAGAGAAATCGGACCGATCCGTCACAGAAGACCAGATTGGCGCCACCCGTGTGACCGCTGCCAAAGGCACTCAGTCGCATGTCCTGATAGGTATAGTAGGTCGCACAACTCGCTGGTGCGCCGGCGTCTCCGTAGGCCCATGGCAGCTTGTAGCCAATGGGTGCAAACGAGCCGCCGAAGATGTTGCTTGAGCCGTTTCCGCCGCTTGCAGGATACCAGCGGGACCAGGTGGCAATCGTGCTGCCGGAATTGCAGTTCGGTGGCGTGACGGTGAAGGTGTCGAAATTCTTGTCGACATGATGCATTTCACCGAACATCACAGTGTTACTCGTCCCGTCGGTGATGAACGGAATGGAGACACAGATCCCGTTGGGGGCCGTCGCCGCCTTCCCCGCGTTCGGTCCGACTTCCATGAACACGCCGTCGTTCAAGCAGCTTGTATAGAACACGGGTCTTGAACCGGCATTCGCGCGGTAGCTGGTGGCTCCATAATATTGAACGGCTGGTGCGCTGCCGGAGTTGTAACGATACGAGCCAGAACTGCTGTCGCCGAAATCAGAGGGGCAGAGAAACGCGGGAATGACAGCGCCCGATAACTGCCCCGCTTGAGTACCGATATTGGCACGTGGAATATTGGTATCGAACGAGTTGTAGAGATTGCCTTGTTCCATATAGGGCAGCAGAAAGTAAAGTGCCGGGTGTCCTTGATAACCGTTGTAGGACGCAGTGGCATTCCCAAGCAGTCGTGTCTGCGTATAGCCGG
This Schlesneria paludicola DSM 18645 DNA region includes the following protein-coding sequences:
- a CDS encoding maleylpyruvate isomerase N-terminal domain-containing protein, with the translated sequence MTTMTPIDVVGLFPEITLRLLELLRSLTSEEWQLPTVSSRRTVKDIASHLLDGSLRRLSMQRDGYYPADGNSQPRVGELLMEFLNRLNDEWEVATRRLSPTVLITLIEWADDGLATLFRSLDPAGPAIFSVAWAGEQKSKNWMDVARDYTEKWHHTQQIFIATKRPSTILTRELAYPCLDIFMRALPYTFRDVQADVGSLIEVVVTDDAGGRWFVERTESGWEQIAKTSRRPTSTVTMNLDTAWRLLTKRRTLEAVQQQFPDINITGDTPLGRHALTMVSVMA
- a CDS encoding S1/P1 nuclease, which encodes MRWVMMIVCVVSFTSPCSAWWESGHHLISLLAYEQLSDEEQETFRTVLAAHPRFAVDFVLPANVNGEFEAMEWRIGRAGYWPDVARSQPAFDRPSWHYQLGATLVVGTVENVPPNPGPLPEGATLDSANLHLAQAVALSRNVLHDKTQPAADRAVALCWLIHLAGDAHQPCHAGSLYRPVVFPNGDRGANWIPTKQVGNLHALWDSLLGQQFDAGDIRRRVREIQIDQPLVESAQIATNDPDGLDPLRWLKESAEFGRSHVYTEEVLAAVEAAVTREGHRLEMIDLPEQYLKAAGRVARQRAAFAGFRLAAMLKKDL
- a CDS encoding transthyretin-like family protein; this translates as MIPRFQTAFVLASGLITLTADVGCQRAKPLKLAAAAGVVTINGQPAENILVQFYPDLTSGPNSPTSSGVSDESGFFTLKTSDGRNGAVVGTCKVVLVDLEEVRPTDQGQINQVRQRLPPRYNVARPDGLSVNVSDESDPITIDIKS
- a CDS encoding DUF1559 domain-containing protein: MPVSLQASVRPKPRGFTLIELLVVIAIIAVLIALLLPAVQQAREAARRTQCKNNLKQIGLAAHNYHDVALTFPPGYTQTRLLGNATASYNGYQGHPALYFLLPYMEQGNLYNSFDTNIPRANIGTQAGQLSGAVIPAFLCPSDFGDSSSGSYRYNSGSAPAVQYYGATSYRANAGSRPVFYTSCLNDGVFMEVGPNAGKAATAPNGICVSIPFITDGTSNTVMFGEMHHVDKNFDTFTVTPPNCNSGSTIATWSRWYPASGGNGSSNIFGGSFAPIGYKLPWAYGDAGAPASCATYYTYQDMRLSAFGSGHTGGANLVFCDGSVRFLSSNMSQIVLGYMCQTQDGQVIDGGN